A segment of the Terribacillus aidingensis genome:
AGTTGCACATACGTCCAAGCAGATATTACCAAGATAGATGACATTGAACAGATGGTAGCTATAGCTGAGGAACATATGGGGCGTATAGATGTATTAGTGAATAACGCTGGAACAAATATTGCAAAGCCTGCTTTAGAAGTGACAGAGAATGATTGGGATACAGTTCTAGATACTAATCTAAAAGGCACTTTCTTCTGTTCTCAAAAGGTAGGAAGACATATGATTGATAATGGGATACAGGGTAAGATTATCAATATCGTATCTCAAATGGCATTTGTAGGATACGTCAAAAGAGCTGCTTATTGCTCCAGTAAAGGAGGGGCAGTGCAACTCACTAAAGCTTTAGCAGTGGAATGGGCTCACCATCAAATCAAAGTCAATGCAGTAGCACCTACTTTTATAAAAACAGATCTTACCAGCGGTATGTTTCAAGACGAAGACTTCTACAGAGATGTATTAAGCCGAATTCCATTAGGCTCCTTAGCAAAGCCCTCAGATGTTACTGGAGCAGTACTCTTCCTTGCATCGAATATGGCTGATTTTATAACCGGAGAGACAATTAAAGTCGATGGAGGCTGGACAGCGATTTAGTTTTCGTATAAGTAAATAATTGCACAATTACAAATTAGGATAGAGTAATTTTGATATGGAGCCTTATGGCTCTTTTTTTGTATTTAAAACAAATGTTTTCGGGAGATGTGTTTGATCACTTTTTTTTTAGAGAGTTTTTAATCAACTGGAGTGATAATAATCTAACCGGATGAGGCTTCATAATTGTGTAGCTCACCATTCTTGTTAACACGATTATTTAATTGAAAATTTCAATCATCTTTCATAGGAAATATATATTTTATTCTTTGCTTTACTTCACATACAGTGGACATATAACAAGAAGCAGAGGGGGGAAAGTAAAAGAGATATTTTGCAAAGTTGAAAATGAAAACGCATACAAAGATTGGAGATGAACTAATGTTATCCATTTTAGGTTTTCTTACGATCATACTTTTCATGTATCTTGTAATGACAAAGAAAGCATCTGCATTTACTGCAATCGTTATTTCACCTATTATCTTTGCCATTATTGGAGGGTTCGGTTCAAATCTCGGACCAATGATGTTTGAAGGGATTGAGCTAGTTGCTCCTACTGCAGTTTTACTGTTGTTTGCGATCCTTTATTTTGGAATCATGATGGATTCTGGATTATTTGACCCTGTTTCACGCACGATTTTAAAGATTGCTAAAGGAGATCCAGTCAAAATAGTAGTTGGTACAGCCATACTTGCACTGTTAGTGGCACTGGATGGAGATGGTACAACCAGTTATATGATTATCTGCTCTGCCATGCTGCCCATTTATAAAAAAATCGGTATAAATCCTTTAGTACTTGCTACCATTTCAGTCATGGCCTTAGGTACAATTTCAGGAATGACTCCGTGGGGAGGTGCAGCAACAAGAGGCATAAGTGTCCTAGGTTTGGATGCATCGAACTACTTTGTCCGTTGATTCCAATGATCTTGTGTGGTTCGTTGTTCATTATTGTACTTGCTTATGTAATGGGCAGAATGGAAAGGAAAAGAATCGGAATAGCGAAAATCAAAGAGGTCTCAGCTGAGATTGCTGCAACTATCACAGAAAATGAAAGTGCAGTGTCTTGGAAGATTTGGTTCAACTTCTTATTGACATTAGCCCTGCTTGTATCATTAGTAATGGGTATAGCGCCATTGCCGGTCCTATTTATTATCGGTTTTGTAATTGCATTGCTAGTTAACAATCCCAAAATTAAAGAGCAGCAGGAACTTATTAAAGTTCATGGAAGTAATGCAATACCAGTGGTTATGCTTGTTTTAGGAGCGGGAATCTTTACAGGGATACTTTCCGAAACAAAAATGGTTGACCATATGGCTTCCGATTTTCTATCAATTGTACCAGAAGCATTTTCCCCATTTTTCACAGTCATTGTTGCTGTAATTAGCTTGCCACTCAGTTTCCTTATGTCAAATGACGCATTCTTCTTTGGTGCATTACCAGTCCTGGCTCAAGCCGCAGCAGAATACGGAATTGATCCAGTAGAAATAGCAAGGGCAGGAGTAATAGGGCAGCCTCTGCATTCAATGGGCCCAACATCCGCCCCGTTATGGGTATTGCTCGCGTTAGTGGGAAAAGATTTAGGAGAATTTCAACGGTTTGCTCTTGGATGGTTGATTTTATTATCCGTTGCACTAATTGTTTTTGCTTTGCTGACAGGTGCAATAACAATAGCTTGGTAGTGTGCAGAAATAGAAAAAAATTATGACCTTCTATAAAAAAACACTATTTTAATAGGAGTTGTAAGTTTTGTATCATTTAAATAGAAATATTAGTTGAAAGAAGTTGGTCTTACATGAAAACAATTAAGGGAGTTTATGATCTTCATATTCATTCTGCACCGGATATAAGAACTAGAAAACACGATGACTTGGAGTTATTAAGCCAGGCAGAAGCTTTAGGGGCAGCAGGATTTGTGCTAAAGTCGCATCAGTTTCCAACAACTGAGAGGGCTTGGATTTTAAACAA
Coding sequences within it:
- a CDS encoding glucose 1-dehydrogenase, with translation MYSFEDLKEKNILVVGGSKGIGIDIAAAFADKGAAVVITGRNKEDLEKAEAELKSINKSCTYVQADITKIDDIEQMVAIAEEHMGRIDVLVNNAGTNIAKPALEVTENDWDTVLDTNLKGTFFCSQKVGRHMIDNGIQGKIINIVSQMAFVGYVKRAAYCSSKGGAVQLTKALAVEWAHHQIKVNAVAPTFIKTDLTSGMFQDEDFYRDVLSRIPLGSLAKPSDVTGAVLFLASNMADFITGETIKVDGGWTAI